The Desulfuromonas acetexigens genome has a segment encoding these proteins:
- a CDS encoding toll/interleukin-1 receptor domain-containing protein codes for MALQWLDLGNKMHPSDRIKYIKGIAEELAKEEWEFIDLTLKQFGLPWTDQWNGNKETYVIQMLGDAAAKPLLELAKHFGVASQLASTVNPGFWGEQDARLFLSHLAKMKKETKSLKDELAKYSISAFVAHEDIEPTKEWQSEIESALSTMDGLVALLSPGFKESNWCDQEVGVAIGRKLPIISVRLGLDPYGFIGKYQALQGVEKTPAQIAQNLFDLLLINPTIGPKITGALVGKLILAETYAESKRLIALIEQSKFLNSKHISAMKEAAKNNSQVYDSWGVPEKINKIAKEIEN; via the coding sequence GTGGCCTTACAGTGGTTAGATTTAGGAAATAAAATGCATCCATCAGACCGTATTAAATACATAAAGGGTATTGCCGAAGAATTGGCAAAAGAAGAGTGGGAATTTATTGACCTTACGCTTAAGCAGTTTGGTCTGCCTTGGACTGATCAATGGAATGGAAACAAAGAGACTTATGTAATACAAATGCTGGGAGACGCTGCTGCCAAACCTCTTTTAGAACTCGCAAAACACTTCGGAGTGGCAAGCCAGCTTGCATCCACTGTGAATCCAGGGTTCTGGGGTGAGCAAGATGCCCGATTGTTTCTTAGCCATCTTGCAAAAATGAAAAAAGAAACAAAATCCTTAAAAGACGAACTTGCAAAATATAGCATTTCTGCTTTTGTCGCCCACGAAGACATTGAACCAACTAAAGAGTGGCAGTCAGAAATTGAGTCGGCCCTTTCTACAATGGACGGCTTAGTTGCACTATTGTCCCCTGGTTTTAAAGAAAGCAATTGGTGTGACCAAGAAGTTGGTGTAGCAATAGGCAGAAAGCTCCCTATTATTTCTGTTCGGTTGGGTCTGGATCCATACGGTTTTATTGGAAAATATCAAGCATTGCAAGGTGTGGAGAAAACCCCGGCACAGATCGCTCAAAATCTTTTCGATTTACTCCTCATCAATCCAACTATTGGACCGAAAATTACAGGGGCCTTGGTGGGTAAGCTTATCCTTGCGGAAACATACGCAGAGTCTAAAAGGCTAATTGCTCTAATTGAACAGTCAAAATTTTTAAATTCAAAGCATATATCAGCAATGAAAGAAGCAGCAAAGAACAATAGTCAGGTTTATGACTCTTGGGGTGTTCCAGAAAAAATAAACAAAATTGCGAAAGAAATAGAAAACTAA
- a CDS encoding transposase, which yields MPRTARLDAPGVFHHVMIRGIERRNIFRNKADRDDFLQRLEKLLPETRTACYGWVLLTNHAHFLFRTGDVPLSNLMRRLLTGYVVGFNKRHSRSGQLFQNRFKSIVCQEEVYLKELVRYIHLNPLRAGLVADLAGLQRYRYCGHGALIGVAEVAWQDVTHVLAFFGNRTSTARQAYFAYMEEGLQQGERKDLTGGGLIRSSGCWAEAKHCGRGHVMSDERILGESDFVETILSRAGESLNRQYVLKSSGYDLQRLAERAAALLGIEVADIFSRSRQSTRVKARSLVCFWAAKELGMSLSELSRAFGLSIPGISYAVARGEVLARDYDFKLEG from the coding sequence ATGCCACGAACCGCACGCCTTGACGCGCCCGGGGTTTTCCATCATGTGATGATCCGGGGCATAGAGCGTCGCAACATATTCCGCAACAAAGCCGATAGGGACGATTTTCTCCAGCGCCTGGAGAAATTACTTCCGGAAACCAGAACCGCCTGTTATGGCTGGGTTCTGTTAACCAATCATGCGCACTTTCTTTTTCGGACCGGCGATGTCCCGCTGTCCAATCTCATGCGCCGATTACTGACCGGCTATGTCGTCGGATTCAACAAACGCCACTCCCGCAGTGGCCAGCTTTTCCAGAACCGTTTCAAATCCATCGTCTGCCAGGAAGAGGTCTATCTCAAGGAACTGGTCCGCTACATCCATTTGAACCCTCTCAGGGCCGGCTTGGTCGCCGATCTGGCCGGATTGCAACGTTACCGGTATTGCGGTCATGGTGCGCTGATCGGCGTTGCTGAAGTGGCGTGGCAGGATGTGACACATGTTTTAGCCTTTTTCGGCAACAGAACGTCCACCGCCAGGCAAGCTTATTTTGCTTACATGGAGGAAGGGCTTCAACAGGGAGAGCGTAAGGATTTGACCGGGGGAGGGCTGATTCGAAGCTCCGGCTGCTGGGCGGAAGCAAAGCACTGTGGCCGGGGCCATGTGATGAGCGATGAGCGTATCTTGGGCGAATCGGATTTTGTGGAGACTATTCTTTCGCGGGCCGGCGAGTCGCTGAATCGGCAGTATGTCTTGAAATCCTCCGGTTACGACCTGCAGCGACTTGCCGAGAGGGCCGCGGCGCTTTTGGGGATTGAAGTCGCTGACATCTTCTCCCGCAGTCGCCAGAGCACTAGGGTCAAAGCAAGAAGTCTCGTTTGCTTCTGGGCTGCAAAGGAGTTGGGCATGTCGCTGTCCGAACTTTCTCGCGCCTTCGGTTTGAGCATACCGGGCATCAGCTATGCCGTTGCGCGCGGAGAAGTTCTTGCACGGGACTACGATTTCAAGCTGGAGGGGTAG